AAACAGAGATGTAGCCTTGTTTGGCAAAGCGTTCCATTAGTGGTTTATAGCCGCCGTTTTGTGTTGCTTCTTGTGCCCCATCGCCGTGCACAAACACGATAATTCCTTTAGGTTTATCGAGTTTTGGGGTAGTGACGACGGCAGAAAGGTCCCCGCCGGCAGTTGGGATGATAACTCTTTTTTCATTCATTTCGTAATCATTTCCGATAAATAGTACTGCAATTAAAAGGATAACTATTGCGCTCACTGTAATAGTAATTTTTTTCCAAACTTTCATTCTATCCACTCCATTTTATGCCATTCTTTGATTCCGGTTAATATTCCGATAATTATGCTATTTTCTTGTTCCGTCACTTGAAAACCTAAATTTTGATAAAGTTGATAGGCACCAATATTGTTTTTGGCTACGTATAAAGTAATCTGCTCTTTAGGAAAAGTTTCTATACAATGATTTAGAAGCTTTTTTCCAATTCCTTGACTACGAAAATTGGGTGAAACGGTTATAAAATCAATGTATCGTTCGTTGGAGGTTGGTTTGTGAGATAGGAGGCTGAGTAAGAAAATTAGTTTAAGCCGCTTTGAAAATGCCAGATATTCACGTATGGAATGATAGAATTGGCGATGAGAATCAGCTTTGCTCGTTAAAAATAAACAACCGCAAACTTTTTCGTCTTGTGTTGCAATAAGTAGATTTTTGCCTTTTTCTGTAAAGATGTAATGGCAAAAGGCATAAATAACATCTTCTACTTCAGCTTCCGAAAATAGTGCCTTCGTGAACTTCGATTTAAACCCTGCACCAACTAAAAAAACAACTTCTTTCAGGATGCTTTCTTTCTCAAATGAGGTAATATTTTTTATTGAAATAGTCATATTTGCACTTCCATCGTGTAAACCATTGCTTGCGGATAGGCGAGTGAAGGGTAAATATTTTCATGGATTAACCAATTTTGCGCAGGGGTTTTTAGTTCTTCTAAAAACTGTTCGATTTGTGTTTCTAAGATTTTTTCATTTTCTACTATAAAATTCTTGCAAGCATATTTGCCGGCTGGGAATGTATAATCACTCGTTTCTTTGGTGCTTTTAAGGCAGACTATGCCAGTGTCTTGTTCTGTGAAAAGGTAAAATGGTTCTTCTAAATTAGGTAGATGTTGCTTTACGGCTCGGGAATAGTCAATAGAGTTATGATAGATTATTTGGTCGGGAATTTTTTGGAAGTAGCGAGTTTCTCTAATAACAAACGCCATTTCATGGAAAGTGATATCTTTTTGCGCATGGATGATTTGTTGAATTGTTTTCTGGGTTTCTAATAAGTCGTCCATCTTTTTTTGTAGATCTCTTTCGGCTTGTTCTAACATAGGAGTTACTTTTTCACCAAGCAGGCTTTCTTTGATTTCTTGTATGGAAAAGCCGATTTTTCTAAATAGGATAATTTGATATAAACGATAAATGTCCGTTTCTTCAAAATAATAATAGCCATTTTCTGGATTTCTTTTAGGAACGAGAATACCTTCATCGATATAGTGACGTATTTTGTATTTAGATATTTGAAAAAGTTGAGCGATTTCACCAGTGGAAAGGGTTCGCATATAATACCTACTTATGATTTAGTTTTAGTATAAACCATGTGGTTACCACACAGTCAACAAAAAATAATAAATGACAATGAGAATCATTATCAAATATGTTTTTTTGTGATATAATAAACAAAGCTTTATTAACGGAGGTTAGCAATCAAATGGGAAAAATAGGATTAAAAATGGTTAAAATAGCCAAAAAAACAAAGAAAGCACAGAGGTTTACTGAAATAAACTTTTATGTAACTCGGGGGAAAGACAATGATTGATAAGCGTTTGTTTCAATTGGTTGAAAAGAAATCGTTAATTTTATTAATTCTTTTTCGTGTGCTTGGTTTGGGGCTGATGATAAGTCTTTGGTTTATTTTTGCTCAACAATTAACGCAATATTTAGAGGGTGGGAGTGTCGATTGGTTACGACTTGTTGGGATAGTTTTACTTGTTTTAGCTTTTAAAGCGATACTCACTAAATTAGCGGAGAAACAAATTTACCAAGCACCGGCAGAATTACGGTTGTCCATGCGGCGCGCTGTAATGGCAAAAGCTTTTCGTTTAGGTAATAGCGAAGGGCAATTACCTGCGTCTACCTTAACACAACTCACTGTTGATGGGATTGAACAATTAGAAATTTATTATTCACGTTTCTTACCGCAATTATTTTATTGTTTAATCGCATCTCTAATGATTTTTGGCAGTTTAGTTGGTTTTGCATGGGAGCCGGCGATAGTGTTATTGATTTGTATGCCGATGATTCCGGTTGTGATAATGGCAGTGATGAAAATTGCCAAACGGATTTTGAGTGGTTATTGGTCCGATTATACAAACTTAGGAAGCAAATTTCATGAAAATTTAAGTGGTTTGAGCATTTTAAAAGCCTATGATCAAGATAAGTACAAGCAAGAGGAAATTGTTTCTGATGCAGAGCGGTTTCGAAAAGCGACGATGAGTTTGTTATCTATGCAGCTGAATTCTATTACGATTATGGATATTATTTCATACAGTGGGGCAGCGCTGGGTATTGGGATATCGCTAATTATGTTCACAAATGGTGACATAAGTTTGACCGGAATGTTAATGTTCTTACTACTTAGCGCCGAATTCTTTATTCCGATGCGTCAGTTGGGGTCTTTATTCCATGTAGCGATGAATGGGATTAGTGCTTGTAGTAAATTGTTCGCTTATTTGGAATTAAAAGAGCAAGTTTATGGCGAAGTAGAACTAGAAAAATCACTAGAAAGAATAGAAGTTCGTGACTTAACTTTTACATATGAAAAGGAGAAAAATGCGGCGCTTCATGAAGTGTCTGCTAGTTTTAATCAAGGGAGTTTTTCTGCTCTTGTTGGTAAGTCTGGTTCTGGGAAAAGTACTTTTGTACGTGTGCTACTCAATCAACTACCAGGCTATCAAGGGGAAATCAATTGGAATGATGTGCCACTGTCCGATTTAAATGGAGAAACTATTCGTAAACAAGGTGTATTAGTTGATAACCACGGCTATCTTTACGCGAATAGTATTCAGGAAAATTTGTTAATTGGTAATTCTCATGCAAGCGAAACGGATTTATGGAATGTTTTAGAGCAAGTTAGCCTGGCAGATTTTGTTCGTAATTTACCAGAACAATTAAACACACTTTTAGAAGAAAATGGGAGTAATTTATCTGGGGGACAAAGGCAGCGTTTGTTACTTGCGAGGGCGTTACTTCGGGAAACCAAGTTGTATGTTTTTGATGAAATTACTTCTGGTGTGGATTTGGAAAGTGAAAAAATTATTCTTGGGGTTTTACAAAAATTAGCGCAGAAAAAAATCGTGCTCTTTATTTCGCATCGCTTATATAACGTGTTGGCAGCGGATCAGGTGTTAGTTTTTGAAGCGGGGAAATTGGTTGAGGTTGCCAGTCCGGAACAGTTACAGCAAGAATCCCATTACTTTAAAAACTACTTTTTAGAAGAAGAAGCGCTGCTCAAAGGGGGAGCTTAACATGTCAGAATGGACGGTTATTCGTTGGTTATTAAAATTTGTGAAACCATTAAGAGGAAAGATGATACTCGCAATTTTACTTGGAATTATTAGTAATTTATCGGTTATCTTGATTTCTTTAATTGGCGCATATGGTATTCTTGCAGTTATTTTGGCGCAACCGCTGAATCCTTATAAATGGCTCTTTGTGATGGTTGGTTGCGGCGTTTTACGTGGAGTGGCGCGCTATCTAGAACAGTATTTAAATCATGATATTGCTTTTCGCTTACTTGCGATTATTCGGGAACGTATTTTTTCGACTTTACGAAAACTAGGCCCGGCCCGTTTGTCTGGGAAAAAGAGTGGGGATTTAATTACCGCGATTACTAGTGACGTGGAAGCTTTGGAAGTGTTTTTCGCGCACACGATTTCTCCAGTTTTCATTGCGCTTGGCACGACAATTGCGACGGTAGGATTTTTAGGAATGTATGATACTGGCTTAGCGTTAATTCTTTTACTAGGCCAAATTTTAGTTGGTGTAGTTTTGCCGATGATTAGTTACAAACGCAATAAAAAAATCGGGACAGCTTATCAAACAGAATTTGTGGGACTGAATCAAGCCGTAATGGAAAATATAGCAAGTTTACAAGATATTTTTCAGTTTAAATTGGGTGAGGCGCGTTTGGCGAATTTAACTGATCGAGGAGAAAAATTAAATAAGCAATATCAAAAACGGTTACGCCAAGGCAGTGAATTGCAAATCTTGGGTGAATGGGTGCTAATAGGAACGGCGACGCTTATTTTAGTGTTAGGTAGTTTTTGGCAATTGCCGCTTGAAACGATATTGATTGGAACGGTG
The sequence above is drawn from the Listeria monocytogenes genome and encodes:
- a CDS encoding ABC transporter ATP-binding protein/permease, whose translation is MIDKRLFQLVEKKSLILLILFRVLGLGLMISLWFIFAQQLTQYLEGGSVDWLRLVGIVLLVLAFKAILTKLAEKQIYQAPAELRLSMRRAVMAKAFRLGNSEGQLPASTLTQLTVDGIEQLEIYYSRFLPQLFYCLIASLMIFGSLVGFAWEPAIVLLICMPMIPVVIMAVMKIAKRILSGYWSDYTNLGSKFHENLSGLSILKAYDQDKYKQEEIVSDAERFRKATMSLLSMQLNSITIMDIISYSGAALGIGISLIMFTNGDISLTGMLMFLLLSAEFFIPMRQLGSLFHVAMNGISACSKLFAYLELKEQVYGEVELEKSLERIEVRDLTFTYEKEKNAALHEVSASFNQGSFSALVGKSGSGKSTFVRVLLNQLPGYQGEINWNDVPLSDLNGETIRKQGVLVDNHGYLYANSIQENLLIGNSHASETDLWNVLEQVSLADFVRNLPEQLNTLLEENGSNLSGGQRQRLLLARALLRETKLYVFDEITSGVDLESEKIILGVLQKLAQKKIVLFISHRLYNVLAADQVLVFEAGKLVEVASPEQLQQESHYFKNYFLEEEALLKGGA
- a CDS encoding MerR family transcriptional regulator, which translates into the protein MRTLSTGEIAQLFQISKYKIRHYIDEGILVPKRNPENGYYYFEETDIYRLYQIILFRKIGFSIQEIKESLLGEKVTPMLEQAERDLQKKMDDLLETQKTIQQIIHAQKDITFHEMAFVIRETRYFQKIPDQIIYHNSIDYSRAVKQHLPNLEEPFYLFTEQDTGIVCLKSTKETSDYTFPAGKYACKNFIVENEKILETQIEQFLEELKTPAQNWLIHENIYPSLAYPQAMVYTMEVQI
- a CDS encoding amino acid ABC transporter ATP-binding/permease protein, whose amino-acid sequence is MSEWTVIRWLLKFVKPLRGKMILAILLGIISNLSVILISLIGAYGILAVILAQPLNPYKWLFVMVGCGVLRGVARYLEQYLNHDIAFRLLAIIRERIFSTLRKLGPARLSGKKSGDLITAITSDVEALEVFFAHTISPVFIALGTTIATVGFLGMYDTGLALILLLGQILVGVVLPMISYKRNKKIGTAYQTEFVGLNQAVMENIASLQDIFQFKLGEARLANLTDRGEKLNKQYQKRLRQGSELQILGEWVLIGTATLILVLGSFWQLPLETILIGTVLSLSSFGSVLALNALGTALLTTFASGKRLYALTEEKPVVTFNGQLELTDFESAELNKVCFSHDGKQAILNELSLDLPKGKWLGIGGESGSGKSTLVKLLMRYWDPDGEVNFNNQPLPKITESSLHQIEGVMEQSTFLFEDTIGNNIRLGKKAATLDEVKVAARKAAIDKWIETLPEGYDTKIGGQARNLSDGERQRIGLARLFLHDAPLLLLDEPTSNLDYINEQAILNTLRSEIQDKTVLVISHRKTTLDLAEEQWLLENGVLKQAIE
- a CDS encoding N-acetyltransferase translates to MTISIKNITSFEKESILKEVVFLVGAGFKSKFTKALFSEAEVEDVIYAFCHYIFTEKGKNLLIATQDEKVCGCLFLTSKADSHRQFYHSIREYLAFSKRLKLIFLLSLLSHKPTSNERYIDFITVSPNFRSQGIGKKLLNHCIETFPKEQITLYVAKNNIGAYQLYQNLGFQVTEQENSIIIGILTGIKEWHKMEWIE